The following are encoded in a window of Flavobacterium sp. WC2421 genomic DNA:
- a CDS encoding ATP-binding protein, protein MINKRLLIKNLLAHNDESSFYDKKRQLNLHTREGKAKFLKHICALSNSNPANNSYIVVGVEDQDNEIVGDDFFDDSHIQNLVNAYLENPPKIQYENVPFPNLPKDKVVGLVTIKPKNKPSFFKKGIHTIPAKATFIRRGSNTTPTEDKIEKNYLNTETVIDIENNSRNNIKYTLDGVFDFINFRHKDMAPKYKVFKELFVICWAGIPKKVRGSTYLSRVDIELINEQIKLFYSAQDVVTITFDEDTFTIIEYVPLGLNDKTSYYPLEQQTIYFYENGYYKIESKMLFQPPEFNRKMLFHIYNSNLALLQKLRKGIVLSDRENKDLENLPSTFMICYLNGFEDAKEKLIDAKLLIKPFPQIYLSFKEAMRILRKMKYDTKNED, encoded by the coding sequence ATGATCAACAAGCGTCTTTTAATTAAAAACCTACTCGCTCATAACGACGAATCCAGTTTTTATGATAAAAAACGACAATTGAACTTGCATACCAGAGAGGGCAAAGCCAAATTTTTAAAACACATTTGTGCTTTGTCCAATTCTAATCCGGCCAATAATTCGTATATAGTTGTAGGTGTTGAAGATCAAGATAATGAGATTGTAGGTGATGATTTTTTTGACGACAGTCATATTCAGAATTTAGTAAATGCCTATCTTGAGAATCCTCCCAAAATTCAATACGAAAATGTTCCTTTTCCTAATTTGCCCAAAGATAAAGTTGTAGGACTGGTAACGATAAAACCCAAAAACAAACCTTCTTTTTTCAAAAAAGGAATTCATACCATTCCAGCCAAAGCAACATTTATAAGACGGGGTAGCAATACCACACCAACCGAAGATAAAATTGAGAAAAATTATCTCAATACCGAAACTGTAATTGATATTGAAAATAATTCCAGAAACAATATTAAATACACTTTGGACGGCGTATTTGATTTTATCAATTTTCGCCATAAAGACATGGCGCCAAAATACAAAGTATTCAAAGAACTTTTTGTGATTTGTTGGGCTGGAATCCCAAAGAAAGTGCGAGGTAGTACTTATTTATCTCGTGTGGACATCGAACTCATTAATGAACAAATCAAACTCTTCTACTCCGCTCAAGATGTAGTTACTATAACTTTTGATGAAGATACTTTTACTATTATTGAATATGTTCCTTTGGGTTTAAACGATAAAACCAGTTATTATCCATTAGAACAACAAACGATTTATTTTTATGAAAATGGGTATTATAAAATAGAAAGTAAAATGCTGTTTCAGCCCCCAGAATTTAATAGAAAAATGCTTTTTCACATTTATAATTCTAATCTAGCATTGTTGCAAAAACTACGAAAAGGAATTGTATTGTCTGATAGAGAAAATAAAGATTTAGAAAACCTGCCGTCTACCTTCATGATTTGTTATCTCAATGGATTTGAAGATGCCAAAGAAAAATTGATTGATGCTAAACTACTTATAAAACCGTTTCCGCAAATTTATTTGTCTTTCAAGGAAGCCATGCGGATTTTAAGAAAAATGAAATACGATACTAAAAATGAAGATTAA
- a CDS encoding aldehyde dehydrogenase family protein, translating into MITIANQFGMKEALTQLGIKDINEGTSTGLNHFSNGEILESYSPVDGQLIAKVRTTTAADYEKVMESATAAFKTFRTMPAPQRGEIVRQFGEKLRKNKEALGKLVSYEMGKSLQEGYGEVQEMIDICDFAVGLSRQLHGLTMHSERPGHRMYEQYHPMGIVGIISAFNFPVAVWAWNTALAWICGDVCVWKPSEKTPLCGIACQNIIAEVIKENNLPEGISCLINGDYKVGEMMTSDKRVPLISATGSTRMGKIVAQTVAGRLGKSLLELGGNNAIIVTPDADIKMTVIGAVFGAVGTAGQRCTSTRRLIIHESIYDTVKDAVVSAYGQLRIGNPLDENNHVGPVIDKHAVEMYNNALTKVVAEGGKLLVEGGVLTGTGYESGCYVKPAIAEADNSFEIVQHETFAPVLYLLKYSGNVEDALAVQNGVAQGLSSAIMTNNLREAELFLSVVGSDCGIANVNIGTSGAEIGGAFGGEKETGGGRESGSDAWKVYMRRQTNTINYTTSLPLAQGIKFDL; encoded by the coding sequence ATGATAACAATAGCAAATCAATTCGGAATGAAAGAAGCTTTAACTCAATTGGGTATAAAGGACATAAATGAAGGAACATCAACAGGATTAAATCATTTTTCAAATGGAGAAATCCTAGAAAGTTATTCTCCCGTAGATGGTCAATTGATAGCAAAAGTAAGAACAACTACAGCAGCAGATTATGAAAAAGTAATGGAATCAGCAACAGCTGCTTTCAAAACTTTTAGAACCATGCCAGCACCACAACGTGGAGAAATTGTTCGTCAGTTTGGAGAAAAATTACGTAAAAATAAAGAGGCTTTAGGTAAATTGGTTTCTTACGAAATGGGAAAATCATTACAAGAAGGATACGGAGAAGTACAAGAAATGATTGATATCTGCGATTTTGCAGTAGGTCTATCTCGTCAATTGCACGGGTTAACAATGCATTCTGAGCGTCCGGGACATCGTATGTATGAACAATACCACCCAATGGGAATTGTTGGAATCATTTCAGCATTCAATTTTCCAGTAGCGGTTTGGGCTTGGAATACGGCCTTGGCTTGGATCTGTGGGGATGTTTGCGTTTGGAAACCATCTGAGAAAACACCGCTTTGTGGAATAGCTTGTCAAAATATTATTGCTGAGGTAATCAAAGAAAACAACCTTCCAGAAGGAATTTCTTGTTTAATCAACGGAGATTACAAAGTAGGAGAAATGATGACTAGTGATAAACGTGTTCCTCTAATTTCGGCTACAGGTTCTACTCGTATGGGTAAAATTGTTGCTCAAACAGTAGCGGGTCGTTTAGGAAAATCATTATTAGAATTAGGTGGAAACAATGCCATCATTGTAACACCAGATGCTGATATTAAAATGACAGTGATTGGAGCTGTTTTTGGAGCAGTGGGAACTGCAGGACAAAGATGTACTTCTACACGTCGTTTAATCATTCATGAAAGTATTTACGATACTGTAAAAGACGCAGTCGTTTCGGCTTATGGTCAATTGCGTATTGGGAATCCATTAGACGAAAACAATCACGTAGGTCCAGTTATCGACAAACATGCAGTAGAAATGTACAATAATGCATTGACTAAAGTGGTTGCCGAAGGTGGGAAACTACTTGTTGAAGGTGGCGTTCTTACTGGTACAGGATATGAAAGCGGATGTTATGTAAAACCAGCGATTGCAGAAGCAGATAATTCATTTGAAATTGTACAACACGAAACATTTGCTCCAGTATTGTATTTATTGAAATATTCAGGAAATGTTGAAGATGCACTTGCTGTTCAAAATGGAGTGGCGCAAGGATTGTCATCAGCGATTATGACCAATAATTTAAGAGAAGCAGAATTGTTCTTATCTGTTGTAGGTTCTGACTGTGGTATTGCAAATGTAAACATTGGAACTTCTGGCGCAGAAATTGGTGGAGCCTTTGGAGGAGAAAAAGAAACGGGTGGAGGTAGAGAATCCGGTTCTGATGCTTGGAAAGTATACATGAGACGTCAAACTAATACCATCAATTACACAACGAGTTTGCCATTGGCACAAGGAATAAAATTTGATTTGTAA
- a CDS encoding SDR family NAD(P)-dependent oxidoreductase translates to MNKTAFITGATSGIGKATAEILAKNNYKIILCGRREDRLTELATSLAKLTEVHTLQFDVRDKKAVFESINSLPEAFSTIDILINNAGNAHGLDPIQTGDIDDWDAMIDINVKGLLYVSKAIIPQMIERKSGHIINIGSTAAKEVYPNGNVYCATKHAVDALSQGMRIDLNPYGIRVGAIHPGMVETEFSEVRFKGDTTKAENVYKGFTPLQAEDLADIIHFVVSRPYHVNIADLVVMSTAQASSTIVNKSL, encoded by the coding sequence ATGAATAAAACTGCCTTTATTACTGGTGCTACCAGCGGAATTGGAAAAGCAACTGCCGAAATATTAGCTAAAAACAACTATAAAATCATTCTTTGCGGAAGACGGGAAGACCGATTGACTGAACTAGCAACTTCGCTTGCTAAACTGACAGAAGTACACACGTTACAATTTGATGTTCGAGATAAAAAAGCCGTTTTTGAATCGATAAATTCTTTGCCAGAAGCTTTTTCTACTATCGACATTTTAATTAACAATGCCGGGAATGCGCATGGTTTAGATCCTATTCAAACAGGTGATATTGACGATTGGGATGCTATGATTGACATCAATGTAAAAGGATTGCTGTATGTTTCTAAAGCGATTATTCCACAAATGATAGAAAGAAAATCAGGACATATCATTAACATTGGTTCTACTGCAGCCAAAGAAGTGTATCCAAACGGAAATGTATATTGTGCTACAAAACATGCAGTAGATGCACTAAGTCAAGGCATGCGTATCGATTTAAATCCATACGGAATTCGTGTAGGTGCCATTCATCCTGGTATGGTGGAAACGGAATTCAGCGAAGTGCGTTTTAAAGGAGATACTACCAAAGCCGAAAATGTTTACAAAGGATTTACGCCATTACAAGCGGAAGACCTTGCCGATATTATTCATTTTGTAGTGTCAAGACCGTATCATGTAAACATCGCCGATTTAGTTGTTATGAGTACGGCGCAAGCGTCTTCAACAATCGTAAATAAATCACTATAA
- a CDS encoding aldo/keto reductase family oxidoreductase: MSKTTLSPIIAGTMNWGVWDKNLTPKEMENMIHVCLENKITTFDHADIYGSYTTEADFGKAFASSKIAREKLQLISKCGIQMLAENKSTTIKHYDYSKAHIIKSAEQSLKNLQTDYLDVFLLHRPSPLIEVDEIAEAIEKLTAEGKIIDFGLSNFTTSQTELLSQKTEISYNQVQFSATNFEPMLDGSFDYMQMNNIRPMSWNPLGCVFRKDIPQTHRLKKLLATLVSKYHLGSDTLLLSWVLRHPAKVIPIAGTVNVARIQSLMKAVDLELEKEDWFAIWSESMGQDVP; this comes from the coding sequence ATGAGCAAAACAACATTATCACCAATAATTGCTGGCACAATGAATTGGGGAGTTTGGGATAAAAACCTAACCCCAAAGGAAATGGAAAACATGATCCATGTATGTCTCGAAAACAAAATAACCACCTTCGATCATGCCGATATTTATGGCTCCTATACTACCGAAGCTGATTTTGGAAAAGCATTTGCTTCAAGCAAAATAGCCAGAGAAAAATTACAGTTAATTTCCAAGTGTGGCATCCAAATGTTAGCCGAAAATAAGAGCACCACTATCAAGCATTATGATTATTCTAAAGCACACATAATCAAGTCAGCAGAACAATCGTTGAAGAATTTACAGACTGATTATTTAGATGTGTTTTTATTGCATAGACCAAGCCCTTTAATTGAAGTGGATGAAATTGCTGAGGCGATTGAAAAATTGACAGCTGAAGGTAAAATCATTGATTTTGGACTGTCTAATTTCACGACTTCACAAACTGAATTACTTAGCCAAAAAACAGAAATTAGTTACAATCAAGTTCAGTTTTCAGCAACCAATTTTGAACCTATGCTCGATGGAAGTTTTGATTATATGCAAATGAATAACATTCGTCCGATGTCTTGGAATCCGTTGGGATGTGTTTTTAGAAAAGACATTCCACAAACGCATCGCTTGAAAAAATTATTGGCAACATTAGTTTCAAAATACCATTTGGGTTCTGATACACTATTACTTTCTTGGGTTTTAAGACATCCAGCCAAAGTAATCCCAATTGCAGGAACTGTAAATGTAGCTAGAATTCAATCGTTAATGAAAGCTGTTGATTTAGAGCTAGAAAAAGAAGATTGGTTTGCTATATGGTCTGAAAGTATGGGACAAGACGTTCCCTAA
- a CDS encoding VWA domain-containing protein: protein MGKISFLNPEFFWLFLLIPLAVIWLVYKRNKQSATLKISSIQGFKTTPSLLAKLKPFLSVFRLLALSSLIVAMARPRTVDISNKTKTTKGIDIVMAVDVSGSMLAKDLKPNRMEALKRVAADFAEERPNDRIGLVVYASEAYTKTPVTSDKAVVLEAIKSIKYDNVLQDGTGIGMGLATAVNRLKDSKAKSKVIILLTDGVNNAGFIEPETAADIAKQYGIKVYTIGIGTNGMAEFPYAVGPNGQFLFQMMKVEIDEKLMQSIAKKTDGRYFRATSNSKLAEIYGEINKLETTEIEELKFYDYDEKYRAFVWIAGFLLLAEIGLRNTVYRSFI, encoded by the coding sequence ATGGGGAAAATATCTTTTTTAAATCCTGAGTTTTTCTGGTTGTTTCTTTTAATACCACTAGCTGTTATTTGGTTAGTTTATAAAAGAAATAAACAATCAGCAACCTTAAAAATTAGCTCGATTCAAGGGTTCAAGACAACGCCTTCTTTACTAGCTAAACTAAAACCTTTTTTAAGTGTTTTTCGTTTATTAGCGTTGAGCTCCTTAATTGTGGCAATGGCGAGACCAAGAACGGTAGATATTAGTAATAAAACAAAAACAACAAAAGGGATTGACATTGTAATGGCTGTCGATGTTTCAGGAAGTATGTTGGCCAAAGATTTAAAGCCAAACCGAATGGAAGCCTTAAAAAGAGTGGCAGCTGATTTTGCAGAGGAAAGACCCAATGACCGAATAGGGCTAGTAGTTTATGCTTCGGAGGCGTATACAAAAACTCCAGTTACTAGTGATAAAGCAGTTGTTCTTGAAGCAATAAAAAGCATCAAATACGATAATGTTTTACAAGATGGAACGGGAATAGGAATGGGTTTGGCAACAGCTGTAAACAGATTGAAAGACAGTAAGGCCAAAAGCAAAGTGATTATTTTATTGACTGATGGGGTGAATAACGCTGGTTTTATAGAACCAGAAACCGCAGCGGATATTGCCAAACAATATGGAATTAAAGTATATACTATTGGAATTGGTACTAATGGAATGGCTGAATTTCCTTATGCCGTAGGGCCAAACGGACAGTTTTTATTTCAAATGATGAAAGTGGAAATCGATGAAAAATTAATGCAAAGCATCGCTAAAAAAACGGATGGAAGATATTTTAGAGCAACGAGCAACAGTAAATTGGCAGAAATTTATGGTGAAATCAATAAGTTAGAAACCACCGAAATTGAAGAGCTTAAGTTTTATGATTACGATGAAAAATATAGAGCTTTTGTTTGGATAGCAGGATTTTTATTATTGGCCGAAATTGGTTTAAGAAACACAGTGTATAGAAGTTTTATTTAG
- a CDS encoding metallophosphoesterase family protein, with amino-acid sequence MRTLVIGDIHGGLRALHQIIERAKVTPEDTLIFLGDYVDGWSQSPQVIDYLIHLKTTNNCIFIRGNHDELLLHWLKDSKDNLMWYKHGGEATVTAYQNVNDTTKQLHIDFLLSLDDYYLDEKNRLFVHAGFTNMNGVEYEFYPKLFYWDRTLWETALALDRSIKPNDLLYPKRLTLYDEVYIGHTPVTRIGKTEPLQMACIWNVDTGAAFKGPLTIMDVDTKEFWQSEPLNNLYFDEKGRN; translated from the coding sequence ATGAGAACACTAGTTATAGGCGACATACACGGAGGCTTACGCGCTTTACACCAAATTATAGAAAGAGCTAAAGTAACTCCAGAAGATACTTTAATTTTTCTGGGAGATTATGTAGATGGCTGGAGTCAATCTCCACAAGTAATTGATTATTTGATTCATTTAAAAACCACTAATAACTGCATTTTTATTCGTGGTAACCACGATGAATTATTATTGCATTGGTTAAAAGACAGCAAAGACAACCTCATGTGGTACAAACATGGTGGTGAGGCAACCGTCACTGCCTACCAAAATGTTAATGATACTACTAAACAATTACACATTGACTTTTTATTGTCACTGGACGACTATTATTTAGATGAAAAAAATCGGCTTTTTGTTCATGCTGGTTTTACCAATATGAATGGGGTGGAGTATGAATTTTATCCTAAATTATTTTATTGGGATCGAACGCTTTGGGAAACGGCACTAGCATTGGATCGAAGCATCAAACCCAATGACTTATTGTATCCAAAACGCTTGACGCTATATGATGAAGTTTATATTGGCCACACCCCAGTCACCCGAATTGGAAAAACAGAACCTTTGCAAATGGCTTGTATTTGGAACGTAGATACGGGAGCAGCTTTCAAAGGACCTTTAACAATTATGGATGTAGATACAAAGGAATTCTGGCAAAGTGAACCCTTAAACAACCTGTATTTTGATGAAAAAGGTAGAAATTAA
- a CDS encoding DUF58 domain-containing protein, with protein sequence MDTKDLLKKVRKIEIKTRRLSDHIFSGEYHTSFKGRGMTFSEVRQYQYGDDIRAIDWNVTARYNEAHVKVFEEERELTMMLMVDISGSESFGSKNQFKKDIVTEIAATMAFSATQNNDKIGLILFSDQIELYIPPKKGRSHVLRIIRELIEFQPKSHKTNIAQALKFLSSTQKKKAIVFMISDFMCEDYEQTLKIASKKHDITGIRVYDIREQKMPNIGMVPMQDAETGEIQLIDTSSKTVRFNYEKYYNDKLMYFKETFSKSGSGVVNTRVDESYVTKLLSYFKSR encoded by the coding sequence ATGGATACAAAAGACCTTTTAAAAAAAGTACGAAAAATAGAAATCAAAACCAGAAGGTTGAGTGATCATATCTTCTCGGGGGAATACCACACTTCTTTCAAAGGACGTGGAATGACTTTTAGTGAAGTACGTCAATACCAATACGGGGATGATATTCGTGCCATTGACTGGAATGTGACGGCCCGATACAATGAGGCTCATGTTAAGGTTTTTGAAGAGGAGCGTGAATTGACCATGATGTTAATGGTGGATATTTCAGGTTCAGAAAGTTTTGGTTCAAAAAATCAATTCAAGAAAGATATCGTAACCGAGATTGCCGCAACAATGGCTTTTTCGGCAACTCAGAATAATGATAAAATTGGATTGATTCTTTTTTCTGATCAAATCGAATTGTACATTCCGCCAAAAAAAGGACGTTCTCACGTATTACGTATCATAAGAGAATTAATAGAATTTCAACCGAAAAGTCATAAAACAAATATTGCTCAAGCCTTAAAGTTTTTATCGAGTACTCAGAAAAAGAAAGCTATTGTATTTATGATTTCTGATTTTATGTGTGAAGATTATGAGCAAACATTAAAGATAGCTTCAAAAAAGCATGATATTACTGGAATCCGTGTCTATGATATTAGGGAACAAAAAATGCCTAATATAGGAATGGTTCCAATGCAGGATGCTGAAACTGGAGAAATACAATTAATCGATACCAGTTCAAAAACCGTCCGATTTAATTATGAGAAATACTATAATGATAAATTAATGTATTTTAAAGAAACCTTTAGTAAATCAGGTTCAGGAGTTGTAAATACTAGAGTTGACGAAAGTTATGTAACTAAATTATTGAGCTATTTCAAATCGAGGTAA
- a CDS encoding DUF6646 family protein has product MKKIITLSLLLAFGLINAQAFKGNGDVKGQVGFNIQDGGTGIFLSSDFGIGENMSLGLTGNYLLSVNKDAMGNLPEFGDRIDLKARFNANLGSVLQMQPNMDIYPGLDLGLRNFGAHLGFRYFFTDGFGLFGEAGVPLAKYDKTITGFDHLNNQFTLNVGASFNL; this is encoded by the coding sequence ATGAAAAAAATTATTACATTATCATTACTATTAGCTTTTGGTCTAATTAACGCTCAAGCCTTCAAAGGGAATGGAGATGTTAAAGGGCAAGTAGGATTTAACATTCAAGATGGAGGAACTGGTATTTTCTTATCATCTGATTTTGGAATTGGAGAAAACATGTCATTGGGACTTACTGGTAATTACTTATTGTCAGTAAATAAAGATGCTATGGGAAATCTACCGGAATTTGGAGATAGAATTGACTTAAAAGCACGATTCAACGCTAATTTAGGGAGTGTTTTACAAATGCAACCTAACATGGACATCTACCCAGGATTGGATTTAGGTTTAAGAAATTTTGGTGCTCATTTGGGTTTCCGTTATTTCTTTACGGATGGTTTTGGATTGTTTGGAGAAGCTGGTGTCCCATTGGCTAAATATGACAAAACGATAACTGGTTTTGACCACTTAAACAATCAGTTTACTTTAAACGTTGGTGCTTCTTTTAATTTGTAA
- a CDS encoding 3-hydroxyanthranilate 3,4-dioxygenase — MSIAKPFNLNKWIDENRKLLKPPVGNRNLYRESGDYIVMIVAGPNARKDYHYNETEELFYQLEGSIKVVIQEDGERKEMELHAGDMYLHPANVPHSPVRSEGSIGLVIERKRVGKGFTDGLQWYCDNCNHKLYEVRFELHNIEKDFLPHFEHFYDSEELRTCDQCGTVMEVDPRFVAKK; from the coding sequence ATGTCCATAGCTAAACCATTCAACCTCAATAAATGGATTGATGAAAATCGTAAACTACTGAAACCACCAGTTGGCAACAGGAATTTATACAGAGAATCAGGGGATTATATTGTTATGATTGTTGCGGGTCCCAATGCCCGTAAAGATTATCATTATAACGAAACTGAAGAGTTGTTTTATCAACTTGAAGGCTCTATAAAAGTAGTTATTCAAGAAGATGGCGAGCGCAAAGAAATGGAACTTCATGCAGGGGATATGTACTTACATCCCGCCAATGTCCCTCATTCTCCAGTACGTTCTGAGGGTTCTATAGGTCTTGTAATTGAACGCAAGAGAGTAGGAAAAGGTTTCACAGATGGGCTACAATGGTATTGCGACAATTGCAACCATAAATTGTACGAAGTCCGTTTTGAACTTCATAACATCGAGAAAGATTTCTTACCTCACTTTGAGCATTTTTATGACTCTGAAGAACTAAGAACGTGTGACCAATGTGGAACCGTTATGGAAGTCGACCCTCGATTTGTTGCCAAAAAATAG
- a CDS encoding MBL fold metallo-hydrolase: MTLFKNFWIYLFLLSANTFAQQAQNPAFQVIPLGIRGGIDETNLSAYLLAPSNTTEYICLDAGTLHAGIEKAIANKIFKVSSETVLKKYIKGYLISHAHLDHVSGLIINSPADSSKTVYATHSCMEMMEKHYFNGQTWANFGDEGTGYQIKKYHFQTLNTLEETPISNTTMTVKAFSLSHVNPFESTAFLIKNKDAYALYLGDTGADSVEKSDKLRLLWTEIAPLIQSNQLKGIFIEVSFPNEQPDTQLFGHLTPNHLLSELHRLSELTGKDGLNGFKIVITHMKPPVDNYIKIKNQLIKQNDLGLQFIFPEQGKRFEL, encoded by the coding sequence ATGACCCTTTTTAAAAATTTCTGGATTTACTTGTTTTTACTGTCTGCGAATACATTTGCCCAACAAGCACAAAACCCTGCATTTCAAGTTATTCCTTTGGGTATAAGAGGCGGTATTGACGAAACCAATCTTTCCGCTTATTTACTCGCTCCATCAAATACAACCGAATATATTTGTCTTGATGCGGGAACCCTGCATGCAGGAATTGAAAAGGCAATTGCAAATAAAATTTTTAAAGTTTCCTCAGAGACGGTTTTAAAAAAATATATCAAAGGGTATTTAATATCCCATGCCCATTTAGATCATGTTTCGGGTTTGATCATTAATTCACCTGCCGATTCATCAAAAACGGTCTATGCAACACATAGTTGTATGGAAATGATGGAAAAACATTATTTCAACGGACAAACTTGGGCTAATTTTGGAGATGAAGGCACTGGTTATCAAATAAAAAAATACCATTTTCAAACGCTAAATACTCTTGAAGAAACTCCAATTTCTAACACCACAATGACCGTAAAAGCATTTTCATTAAGCCATGTCAATCCTTTTGAAAGTACTGCTTTTTTAATTAAAAACAAAGATGCTTATGCCTTGTACTTGGGCGATACTGGTGCCGATTCTGTTGAAAAAAGTGATAAACTACGTTTGCTTTGGACCGAAATCGCTCCCTTGATCCAAAGCAACCAATTAAAAGGAATTTTTATTGAAGTTTCGTTCCCAAACGAGCAACCCGACACTCAGTTATTTGGACATTTAACACCTAATCATCTCTTGAGTGAACTCCATAGGTTAAGTGAACTTACTGGAAAAGATGGGTTGAATGGGTTTAAAATTGTGATTACCCATATGAAGCCACCAGTTGACAATTATATAAAAATCAAAAATCAATTGATAAAGCAAAATGACTTGGGTTTGCAATTTATATTCCCAGAACAAGGGAAGCGATTTGAGTTGTAA
- a CDS encoding AAA family ATPase, protein MEENTSTLDIRAINEKIERESAFIDLLSMEMNKVIVGQKHMVERLLIGLLGQGHILLEGVPGLAKTLAINTLSQAIHGSFSRIQFTPDLLPADVVGTMIYNIKANEFSIKKGPIFANFVLADEINRAPAKVQSALLEAMQEKQVTIGDTTFKLERPFLVLATQNPIEQEGTYQLPEAQVDRFMLKTVIDYPKMDEERLVIRQNLKGSYEKVNQVVSVEQILRAQEAVREVYMDEKIEKYILDIIFATRYPEKYKLADLKPLISFGSSPRGSINLANAAKCYAFIKRRGYVIPEDVRAVVHDVLRHRIGVTYEAEAENITSVDIINKIINEVEVP, encoded by the coding sequence ATGGAAGAGAATACATCGACTTTAGACATTAGAGCAATCAATGAAAAAATAGAAAGAGAGAGTGCGTTTATCGATCTTTTATCTATGGAAATGAATAAAGTGATTGTGGGTCAAAAGCACATGGTGGAGCGTTTGTTAATTGGACTTTTAGGTCAAGGACATATTTTATTAGAAGGTGTTCCGGGATTAGCAAAAACATTAGCCATCAACACGCTTTCTCAAGCAATTCATGGTTCGTTTAGTAGAATCCAGTTTACCCCTGATTTATTACCTGCGGATGTTGTGGGAACTATGATTTACAACATTAAAGCGAACGAATTTTCGATTAAAAAAGGACCTATTTTTGCTAATTTCGTCCTAGCCGATGAGATTAACCGTGCACCAGCCAAAGTGCAATCAGCGTTGCTTGAGGCGATGCAGGAAAAACAAGTAACTATTGGTGATACGACTTTCAAGTTAGAAAGACCTTTCTTGGTTTTGGCAACCCAAAACCCTATTGAACAGGAAGGAACATACCAACTACCAGAAGCGCAGGTAGACCGCTTTATGTTGAAAACAGTTATCGACTATCCAAAAATGGATGAAGAACGATTGGTAATTCGTCAAAACTTAAAAGGAAGTTATGAGAAAGTAAATCAAGTGGTTTCGGTAGAACAAATTTTACGTGCACAGGAAGCCGTACGCGAAGTGTATATGGATGAGAAAATCGAGAAATACATACTTGATATTATTTTTGCTACTCGTTACCCAGAGAAATACAAATTAGCCGACTTGAAACCTTTAATCAGTTTTGGATCTTCACCACGTGGAAGTATCAATTTAGCTAATGCGGCTAAATGTTACGCTTTTATCAAACGTCGTGGATATGTAATTCCTGAAGATGTTCGTGCGGTAGTACATGATGTATTGCGTCACAGAATCGGAGTGACTTACGAAGCCGAAGCGGAAAATATTACTTCAGTAGACATCATCAATAAAATTATAAACGAAGTAGAAGTACCTTAA